The Micromonospora krabiensis genome window below encodes:
- a CDS encoding xanthine dehydrogenase family protein molybdopterin-binding subunit has product MSTGAVGQAHPRLEGPEKVSGTARYAVEYPLDDVTYGWVVPAAAVRGRITRVDPEPALAAPGVLAVLHHGNAPRVSPDVDSELYLLQEPLVHYRGQFVAVVVAASIEAAREGARLVRIDYDTEPHSTVLTADHPGLYRPDQVNAGYPTDTAEGDFDAAFDAAEVQVDSTYRTPAYHNNPMEPHATTAQWHDGRLLVHDSNQGSTPVRTALAALFGIPEESVRVVNEHVGGGFGSKGSPKAAVVLAAMAARHVGRPVRLALTRQQLFGPIGYRTPTIQRVRLGADADGRIAAVCHDAISQSSQITEFAEQTAVYTRSMYAGPHRRTTHRLARLDVPTPFWMRAPGECPGAYALESAMDELATACGVDPVELRIRNEPTVDPDQGHPFSSRNLVACLTEGARRFGWAERNPRPCARREGQWMIGTGVAGSSYPARVRAATATATALPGGDFLVRINAADIGTGARTALWQVAADALDAPPERVRILVGDTDLPPAGVAGGSMGTSSWSWAVVRACQGLRDRIAHHTGELPADGLTVEASTRDEVRAQRPLSRYGYGAQFAEVRVDADTGEVRVSRLLGVFAVGRIVNPTTARSQLIGGMTMGLSMALHEEGVLDERYGDWVNHDLATYHITACADVERIEAYWLPEEDPDLNPCGVKGIGEIGIVGTAAAIANAVRHATGVRVRDLPIRLDKLIGASPLA; this is encoded by the coding sequence GTGAGCACCGGCGCGGTCGGGCAGGCGCACCCGCGGCTGGAGGGCCCCGAGAAGGTGTCCGGCACCGCGCGGTACGCCGTCGAGTACCCGCTCGACGACGTGACGTACGGCTGGGTGGTGCCGGCCGCCGCGGTGCGCGGGCGGATCACCCGCGTCGACCCGGAACCGGCGCTCGCGGCGCCGGGGGTCCTCGCGGTGCTGCACCACGGCAACGCCCCCCGGGTCTCCCCCGACGTGGACTCCGAGCTGTACCTGTTGCAGGAGCCGCTCGTGCACTACCGCGGCCAGTTCGTCGCGGTCGTGGTGGCGGCGAGCATCGAGGCGGCCCGGGAGGGCGCCCGCCTGGTCCGGATCGACTACGACACCGAGCCGCACAGCACGGTGCTCACCGCCGACCATCCCGGCCTCTACCGGCCGGACCAGGTGAACGCCGGCTACCCGACGGACACCGCCGAGGGTGACTTCGACGCCGCGTTCGACGCCGCCGAAGTCCAGGTGGACTCCACCTACCGGACGCCGGCCTACCACAACAACCCGATGGAGCCGCACGCCACGACGGCGCAGTGGCACGACGGGCGCCTGCTGGTGCACGACTCCAACCAGGGCTCGACCCCGGTCCGGACGGCACTCGCGGCACTGTTCGGGATCCCCGAGGAGTCGGTCCGGGTCGTCAACGAGCACGTGGGAGGCGGATTCGGCAGCAAGGGATCGCCGAAGGCGGCCGTGGTGCTCGCCGCGATGGCCGCGCGGCACGTCGGTCGACCGGTGCGGCTCGCCCTGACCCGCCAACAGCTCTTCGGGCCGATCGGCTACCGCACCCCGACCATCCAACGGGTCCGCCTCGGCGCGGATGCCGACGGCCGCATCGCCGCCGTCTGCCACGACGCGATCAGCCAGAGCTCGCAGATCACCGAGTTCGCCGAGCAGACCGCCGTCTACACCCGCAGCATGTACGCCGGGCCGCACCGTCGCACCACGCACCGGCTCGCCCGGCTCGACGTGCCGACCCCGTTCTGGATGCGCGCGCCCGGCGAGTGCCCCGGCGCGTACGCCCTGGAGTCGGCGATGGACGAGCTGGCCACCGCCTGCGGCGTCGACCCGGTGGAGCTGCGGATTCGCAACGAGCCCACGGTCGACCCGGACCAGGGGCACCCGTTCAGCAGCCGCAACCTGGTGGCCTGCCTCACCGAGGGCGCCCGCCGGTTCGGCTGGGCCGAGCGCAACCCCCGCCCCTGCGCCCGGCGTGAGGGCCAGTGGATGATCGGCACCGGCGTCGCCGGCTCCAGCTATCCCGCCCGGGTCCGGGCCGCCACCGCCACCGCCACCGCTCTGCCGGGCGGCGACTTCCTGGTGCGGATCAACGCGGCCGACATCGGCACCGGCGCCCGCACCGCGCTGTGGCAGGTGGCCGCGGACGCGCTGGACGCACCGCCCGAGCGGGTCCGCATCCTGGTCGGCGACACCGACCTGCCACCGGCCGGCGTCGCCGGCGGCTCGATGGGCACCTCGTCGTGGAGCTGGGCGGTGGTGCGGGCCTGCCAGGGGCTGCGCGACCGGATCGCGCACCACACCGGTGAGCTGCCGGCCGACGGGCTGACCGTCGAGGCGAGCACCCGCGACGAGGTCCGCGCCCAGCGGCCCCTGTCGCGGTACGGCTACGGCGCCCAGTTCGCCGAGGTACGGGTCGACGCGGACACCGGCGAGGTGCGGGTGAGCCGGCTGCTCGGCGTCTTCGCGGTCGGGCGGATCGTGAACCCGACCACCGCGCGCAGCCAGCTCATCGGCGGGATGACGATGGGCCTGTCGATGGCCCTGCACGAGGAGGGCGTGCTCGACGAGCGGTACGGCGACTGGGTCAACCACGACCTCGCCACCTACCACATCACCGCCTGCGCGGACGTCGAGCGGATCGAGGCGTACTGGCTGCCGGAGGAGGATCCGGACCTGAACCCGTGCGGGGTGAAGGGCATCGGCGAGATCGGCATCGTCGGCACCGCGGCGGCGATCGCCAACGCGGTCCGCCACGCCACCGGCGTCCGGGTGCGTGACCTGCCGATCCGGCTCGACAAGCTGATCGGCGCATCACCACTGGCTTAA
- a CDS encoding ArsR/SmtB family transcription factor: MHAFDVLGDPVRRRILELLADGETTAGALGTVIQREFGISQPAVSQHLKVLRDNGFATVRPDGTRRLYAVDPRPLRDVDQWLDHFRQFWTPPLHALATELARGRRERRLRGQPADTPEDRSES, translated from the coding sequence GTGCACGCCTTCGATGTGCTGGGCGACCCGGTCCGCCGCCGGATCCTCGAACTGCTCGCCGACGGCGAGACGACCGCCGGCGCGCTCGGCACGGTCATCCAACGCGAGTTCGGGATCTCCCAGCCCGCCGTCTCCCAGCACCTGAAGGTGCTGCGGGACAACGGCTTCGCCACGGTCCGGCCGGATGGCACCCGCCGGCTCTACGCGGTCGATCCCCGCCCCCTGCGCGACGTCGACCAGTGGCTGGATCACTTCCGGCAGTTCTGGACACCACCCCTGCACGCGCTCGCCACCGAATTGGCCCGTGGCCGGCGCGAACGGCGGCTGCGTGGGCAGCCCGCCGACACACCCGAGGACAGGAGCGAATCATGA